The following coding sequences lie in one Phragmites australis chromosome 8, lpPhrAust1.1, whole genome shotgun sequence genomic window:
- the LOC133926390 gene encoding UDP-glycosyltransferase 73B4-like encodes MAVAAADAREVLPGAGRDHVVVFPLMAKGHTLPLLHFAAALAVHHGDELRVTVLTTPGNVAFVRRRLPAPVRIVALPFPAHPELPAGVESTDALPSRSLLPAFLRATALLREPFAGYLASLPSPPLALVSDFFLGFTQRVASEAGVRRITFHGMSAFSLALCFSLAIKTPPAASVHDGVPFRVPGFPESVTITADEVPQAVAQAADVDDPVTRFLADEVRDWDYRSWGVLVNSFAALDADYAAILESFYLPGARAWLVGPLFLAAAESSEGDDDPEGCLPWLDERAGRPGSVVYVSFGTEVHVSAAQLDELARGLVDSGHAFLWGVRSNAWAPPVDPGSDGKIVRGWVPQRRVLAHPAVGGFVSHCGWNSVLESLAAGRPMLEWPVMAEQAANAKHVADIIGAGFRVGTKTSGSTAAAEALVGRAQVAEKVRELMDGGEAGRRMRARAEHVRQAARAAVGEGGTSRLALRQLVDELQSSHDGGDGRRSDQQYE; translated from the coding sequence ATGGCCGTCGCCGCAGCCGACGCGCGCGAGGTGCTTCCTGGCGCGGGGCGCGACCACGTGGTGGTCTTCCCGCTCATGGCCAAGGGCCACACGCTCCCGCTCCTCCACTTCGCCGCGGCGCTCGCCGTGCACCATGGGGACGAACTCCGCGTTACGGTCCTCACCACCCCGGGAAACGTCGCCTtcgtgcgccgccgcctcccggcGCCCGTCCGCATCGTCGCGCTCCCGTTCCCCGCGCACCCGGAGCTGCCGGCTGGCGTCGAGTCCACCGACGCGCTCCCCTCGCGGTCGCTATTACCGGCGTTCCTGCGCGCCACGGCGCTGCTCCGGGAGCCCTTCGCGGGGTACCtggcctccctcccctctccgccGCTCGCACTCGTCTCCGACTTCTTCCTCGGGTTCACGCAGCGCGTGGCGAGCGAGGCCGGCGTCCGCCGAATCACGTTCCACGGCATGTCGGCCTTCTCCCTGGCCCTCTGCTTCTCCCTCGCGATCAAAACGCCTCCGGCCGCGAGCGTCCACGACGGCGTCCCCTTCCGCGTGCCGGGATTCCCGGAGAGCGTCACGATCACAGCGGACGAGGTCCCGCAAGCTGTGGCGCAGGCGGCCGACGTCGACGACCCGGTGACCCGGTTCTTGGCCGACGAGGTCCGCGACTGGGACTACCGCAGCTGGGGCGTCCTGGTGAACAGCTTCGCAGCGCTAGACGCGGACTACGCCGCGATCCTCGAGTCGTTCTATCTCCCCGGGGCGCGCGCCTGGCTCGTCGGCCCGCtgttcctcgccgccgccgagtcGTCCGAGGGCGACGACGACCCGGAAGGCTGCCTCCCGTGGCTCGACGAGCGGGCGGGGCGTCCCGGGTCGGTGGTGTACGTATCCTTCGGCACGGAGGTCCACGTCAGCGCCGCGCAGCTCGACGAGCTCGCGCGAGGGCTGGTGGACTCCGGCCACGCCTTCCTCTGGGGCGTGCGGTCCAACGCGTGGGCGCCACCGGTGGACCCGGGGTCCGACGGTAAGATTGTCAGGGGGTGGGTCCCGCAGCGCCGCGTGCTGGCGCACCCGGCTGTGGGAGGGTTTGTGAGCCACTGCGGCTGGAACTCAGTGCTGGAgagcctcgccgccggccggccgATGCTGGAGTGGCCCGTGATGGCCGAGCAGGCCGCGAACGCGAAGCACGTGGCTGACATCATCGGCGCCGGCTTCCGCGTGGGGACGAAGACCAGCGGCTCAAcggccgcggcggaggcgcTAGTCGGCAGGGCGCAGGTGGCGGAGAAGGTCCGGGAGCTCATggacggcggcgaggcggggCGGAGGATGCGCGCCAGGGCCGAGCACGTCCGGCAGGCGGCGCGGGCAGCTGTTGGCGAGGGCGGGACGTCGCGGCTGGCGCTGCGGCAGCTGGTGGATGAGCTGCAGAGCAGCcacgacggcggcgacggccggcGGAGCGATCAACAGTACGAGTAA